gttatcttttaTGCACCAAAACTATctagaaactcatcacatgcaacatgcttgTGTGgaatcttcatcaccgatcatcatccgatcataaatcatcacaaccgatctccaagctccatcggttagggttcttcttctcaattggttagggttaccggttgatcttcactaCTTCATTACCTGTTGCTTTTACTGCTTCATTACGGATTGCAATTGAAATCAATGACGACACGTCctaatatacttcttcaatgcaatattcatgcaatgccaacattctccccctttggcattgatggcaatacgaatatcaataccaattgattgtcatgatgaTTCAGGTATAGGAATTCTAGTTTACATTTTTCAGCATATACTATCCTTCAACTATATCTTTAGCAatcaatcatatacttttctccccctttgacaacaatgccaaagtgaaggtaaaccattttgTTTCTTATTCATGCTTCATCGATCTGTAATGAGTTGCTCCCCCTATGaagtagctccattcttcaccaatcctacttcaagattttcaataagctctgggattgatgtcttccatatttgcttaattgacttcatgtaggggtgcaacccctaactcacctctaagatatgcaaatgtagccttaggtagaggtttagcaaaaatatctgctagttgttctttagtggaaacatgctccagtgatacatctttgctttgaactttctctctcaggaaattatacttcagctctatatgctttgtcctagcatgcaacaatgggttcttagaaatatttatagcacgtgttatcacagaaaattctTACTGGTTCTGATATCTttagcttgaaaccttccaatacgtgtttcatccaaattgcttgggtacaattcatgtaagctacaacatactcagcttttgttgttgattgagagatacaactctatttcttgttgCTCCATGACACTAATATGTCTCCAAGAAACAATGCTCCTCCagttgtacttttcctgtcatcaatattgcctATCCAATCTGCATCgctatagacttttaagtcaaagtctcctacatatggataccataatccataatctattgtgcctttcaagtatctgaaaattcttttggttgcaatcatgtgtgactccttcggatttttttgaaatctagcaaccaatcctactgcatgagcaatgtctggtctactgtggacaacataatgtagcttgcctatcatggatttgtattccttttcatcaactggtgcagGATCATCTTCCTtcgacaatttacaacctataaacATTGGTGTTCCATCTGGTTTGCAATCTctcattccaaaagttttcaatacttccttcacatacttggattgtgtaatAAAAATTctttccttcatctattggatttgcaaacctatgaaattttttatctcacctactagtgacatctcaaattcattcttcatttcattagcaaaatcatgacacatatcatcattacttataaaaatgatatcatcaagaaatacctcacttaccagtattttatctccttccgtcttgagatatatgttactatcttcactagttctttgaaaacctatattTACTAAGTGaaagtgcaatatttcataccgtGCTCttagtgcttgtttcaatccatatagtgccttatgtagcttgcacaccatatccttttcttcagttaatgcataaccatttggttgttctatgtagacttcttccaataTTCAATTTAAGAATTTTGATTtcacgtccatttgatataccttaaatcctctgTATGCTACAAAAGCAAGTAGAATctttactccttccaatcttgctactggtgcaaatgtctcaccataatcttcaccttcctcttgtgcatatcctttgcataccagtctggctttattcctaatcattgctccatcttcattcaatttgtttccgAATACCCACTTTGTGCatattacattcttgttttctggtctgggtaccaatgaccatgtattattcttctttgtctgatcaagttcttcttccattgccttgatccaatgttCATCTACAAAGGCTTCTTTTGTTGTTCTGggatcaatggtggagatcatacaagagttttctcttagccctcttctagttaacacacctgcattcatgtctccaataatctgatcggggctgtcattgagtctgacataccttggaataacatgatcttggttttcaagttcttcttcttcactttcttcatcttttgttggaccttcctattccggttgaactgggACTTCTATGTTCAATCCTCCAAATCCTATCTTTACTGGTTCCAGTTCTAAAAAtagtgtgtttggttcttcttcttccttcttgttgGTTTCTTCAGAATTTTCAGGAAATTCATCTATTCGGACATTGACGCTTGCAATGATATTCTTAGTCtgattgttgtagcacttgtaagctttgTCCTTGGTGGAGTAacaaagaaatatgccttcatcacttttggcatcaaactttccaatataatcacttcttttaataaaacatctgctaccaaaaattttgaagtaactgacattcagtgatctaccataccagtattcatagggtgttttgtccttacctcttttgaccagtatacagttcattgtataaacaactttgttgatagcttctctccaaaatgtattagctacacctccttggattaacatagtcctagcagcttcaaccactgacatgttgttcctttttgcaataccattttgttgtggtgtccttggtgcagatagttgcctcttgatcccattgttttcacaatatctagtgaattcctctgaagtaaattcaccaccttgatcagttcttaaacattttagcttccttccactttcattctcTACCAAGGCTCTGAAGGCTTTAAGTTTGTTGAAagcttatgtcttgtctttcaagaatgtgacccacctcatccttgagcagtcatcagtaaatatcatcaagtaccgatctccttgaatacttctagtcttcattggtccacataggtcagtatgaaccaaatctagcaaatgttcagctgagaaagatttgctcttgaaggttgaggatgtcattttccctaactaacattccttgcacaaagcattcaccggtttgtccaactgtggcaatcctcttactgattttgacttgctgactcttacaatgttatccaaattcacatgacaaaacctttgatgccaaagccaactatcttctacttttgcaatcaaacaattgctgactttagagtttaagtgaaaaagATTACCTTTGGGTtgtttgccagttgcaatcagttcacctttgcttccaaagatcttgcaaaattcattcttgaattctaacgggtaacctttgtcattaagttgagcaacactcaaaatattgtgtttcaaaccttcaacctagtagacatcatctgcactactcttaccattcagggaaatggttcctttcaccatgcagggagagttattctcaaatctgacaacacctccatcaaattcttccaatgttagaaacttgctccagtcaccagtcatgtggtgtgaacaaccactgtctataatctagtcatctgaattatccaagtgagagaccaatgccttatgATCCgatatgtcttctttgatagcaacaaagacaatgtcctcatttgtatctacctcaaattcttcatctgtaataccttcatccactgcaatgagacaatttatttttccttttcctttaaacttcctatatttctctcgtttttcctcattatctccattaggacagttgggagcaatatgtcatatccggttacatgcaaaacattttagtggtaatttacctctatacttaccggtacctctgggtagtCACTTGACCAATGATGCTTTGAGTTCCATCaggctatcttcatcatctacctctctactggatctagattcataactataacttacttctcttcttttccttactaGTGGAGTTGAGATTGAGGCTTTAAATGTAGATTCTGACCTCTGAACACTTTCATCAAAAACATTTAATTTGaatgcagtcaatttaccaatgatagagtcaagagttacctttgtcttgtcaatagatttgagttcttgaatggctgcaactctaataacgtagaccggtagaagggttctcaataccttgctaaccacagtggcatcatccactatacctccaacacttttgatttctccaaatatctccttgattctctgaccatactattgaatgttttcaccttcaaccattctcatatcatcaaattttcctctgagactctcttccttggctatctttacatgctcatcaccaccatagatctcctccagtttcttccaaacttcatgtacagtctccaatccatgaacatcaacatactctgaatctgATAAGGTATTGATGATGGCTTCTAATGCTTGgttgttctcctattgctccttcttctgatcatctgtcagagttccactaggcaagttatacttagtaacaacatgatcccaatactgacttcctaagttcttgatgtaaatcttcatcctatcactccagattttgtagttatctctattgaacttcaaaccctctctcttcatcatttcctctaagatcttttcctcaagctattaggcttatactcaagaAGACCtggaatgctctaataccaattgataatatgatgaaattataaagatccggtcaactactgagaaggggggggtgaatcaatagttagAAAATTAActgaattttcaccaaacttatttccaacttagaatcaactcacaaagtttactggtttagtcactttaacaaatctgcaGAAACTCTATTAAACTCTACCAATTGACCTAATACTTCAatgatataatgcaacagatctgaaacttaaataccatttgaccaaaaccttaaaccacttcactaataccggtaataacatatttcagatcattttcaGTCATTTAATTGTATCTATGTAGACTTactagtcattcatatcaaccataccaaaaacacatccataaaatcattcaccacttgacacaatgatttttcgaaaggaaacccaaatgggaaaaaccacagtggggatgaatacttgcaagtattgtttgaactcttctgaagttcaccctgttaggagccaagcctagttagaggcttatacaataatgttctgttaggaacagatccggttaaggaccacccggttaaaggattgactacaaataccccgTTAAAGGTAagctcagtggaggatttcaaatccaaactaatggatcacctggttagaggatttcaacaagcctgttagagcttaccctgtgaggggatttcaaaccgttgtaatggttagagaacaacaggtttttTGACCAATCTGAAAATAGCACTTCCttgttgaatcagatcctttactgctcctatctgccttcacaacattctgtagacacacctcctggttcgacaacaatcactttcacactctatcaaattgccaacaactcattcaatcaatccatcaaccttataagcaaatgcATTacgttggtaacacaacacaaacactacatttctcatagagattacaaacacatcggttcaatcttgatcgttagattacattgcaatcaattttatattcttctaagcatctacaaccgctcctggatcaccgcactttgaatcttgtaacacatcacgcgtttgtcacttcatactatgcatttgatcattcccaagataaacggttatcctTTACGCGCCAAAACCATctagaaactcatcacatgcaacatgcttgtgtggcatcttcatcactgatcatctgatcataaatcatcacaaccgatctccaagctccatcgTTTAGGGTTTTGCTtgtcaactggttagggttactggttgatcttcactgcttcattacTGATTGCTTTTgttgcttcattaccggttgcaattgacatcaatgacaaaacttcctaataaacttcttcaatgcaatcttcatgcaatgcccaatgacaacacttcctaatatacttcttcaatgcaatcttcatgcaatgccaacaaaagGGACATTACATGGATTAGAAGGAAAAGCATATCCTCATAGTGAGTTCAATGCCTTCACCATTCAACTACAATAACCTACAATCTTGGAGGGATCATGCAGATCTCAAATAAAGCCTTGATACATACTTTTACTATTTGTATTTGTAAAACAACACATGCATGTGGCTAATGGACTATCATATTCATATATATGTTATTGATGCATTGTACTTCTTGACCAGATGTACATTTGATTATTATGATGTACTTGATAGTACTCATATTTGTATTTTATATTATACTTAATGAAATAATAGAAAAGAGAATAACTATTGAAAAGGGTCTCATTGATAAAGGTCTTGTTAAGATCTACAAAGAAAATAAAGACAATGGCACACAATCAAATGACAAACCCTACTTGGGTGAAGAATAAGAACATTGTCAAATAAAGTTCTTGTTAAGAGTCTTTAAAAGTATGCGATTCATTTTATGGTATTTCTCTTATCAACTAGGAGGAGTGGAGCTATGTTATGCTCACAATTTCTCCATCATCATTTTATAGATAAACCTTTCATACCTTCCTAAGTATGTTTCAACCTTCTCACAACCAAAGATAGGTGCAATTGAGTGGAATAATGTGACAAGCCTTGTTTAGAGCCTTATAATCTCCATTAACTTCCCTACATAGTTATTATTAATTTTTGAGTACACATTACTTATTTTGTATTAATCACACCACTGGGAATATGTTAAAATTAAATACCTAAGTATTATCATTGACATTGAATATTAATTTTCCCTTCAATTCTCTTGAAAAAGCCTTTGCAATAACCAATTTTAAGTGTATCATGAATTCTAGAGAATACATCTACATATTGGCTAGGAGGATTTTTTGCCCTCGAAACAATAcactttataaaaataaaataatttattaaatagaaGTCATCTAAACTTAGAcagcttaatttaattaattaataattcttttAAAACTCCCAATTAGCCTATGGAAATTAAAATGGGCTAAAGGTCCCTATTTGACACTTGCGCTTGTGAGGGGGGCATTACATGAATTAGAAGGAAAAGAGTATCCTCATGACGAGTTCAATGCCTTCCCCAATCAACTACAAGAACCTACAATCTTGGAGGGATCATGCAGATCTCGAATAAAACTTGATACACACTTTTACTACTTGTATTTATAAAACAACATCGGCATGTGGTTAATAGActattttattcatatatatatgttATTGATGCATTGTGCTTCTTGACCAGATGTGAATTTGATTATTATGTTCTTGATAATACTCATATTATACTTTATATAATACTCGATGAATATAAATCGGTATTCATTGTGATGATCTTATATTACTTACATAGTTTTGCAAATTGTTGTATGTGTAGGAATGAAGAAAAAATTTCTAATTACATTTTTGGAGCTGTTACCACTATGCAAAATTGAGCCAAATTAGGAACTCCACGAGCCAAATTATGGTTCAAGGGAAGCTTAAAGGAATTGAGCCACACCATAACGACAAGGAGCTTACCTAAAACCTATTCACAAAGAAAGTTAATAAGTTAGTGGTAAAGCTTCCATGCATGTATGGTGGAGACTCTAGGTTCAAGTCATAAATGTTCCAAACGGAATGGTATTAGAGCCAAGCTCGTAGCCCTGAGTTCCGAAGTGTGGGTTGAGGAGGAAGGGGTATAGTAGGTGAGGAGAGATGAACGAGGTGGGTTGTTGGAGAAAATGAACCACTTGAACCATAATAAGTAGCCTATCAAAGAAACCCAGTCAGAAAAGGAGCTCTTAGAAGAAAGATATCAAATTGAAGTATAATAGCATTGGTGTTCTATATATCTAAAATATCATTGTAGAATTTCTGATGCTGAATGTTGCAATATGAGAACCATGGTAGGCCAAACTTTATTATTTCAAAATGTGCACCATaattgcaaagtggtttaaatttTCATCATACTAATAAGCAATCAAGATGTCTGAACAATAGCAAACTAGAAACTTATGCTTGATGCTTGCAGGCCTTATGCATAGGCAGGTGTGGATGGACGAACCAATTTAAAGTATAGTGGAGGAGTTTCTTCTTCATGTCAATTAAAGTTGCGGTTGCAACACCTTCAATCGGGACCGATGATGTGATGCAATTCCCCATCTTTTACTTCTTTGTTCATGCCACTTTGTTCATCTTGCCCAATCTTTAACAGATAGATGTGTGCCACTCTGTACTGCCAATGCACAAACAGTTGAAGAATGCTAAACGAAGATTAATCCAAGCATGTTCATCTGGTGTTCAAATTCTGCAGGAATTTGGGTTTAACAAAAGATATCAATAAGAGGCCTAGAGAGGATTAATGGCACCAAGGTTTACAAAGTACAGAGGTGGAAAGGAGGCTCGGAGGTGGAATGAAATCCTAAAAAGTAATGGGTAGGTGAAGAAAAGAGCCGAAAATGCCAGATTCGAGTGACAGTGAACCTGGTTTTGTGCACCACAATGCACCAATTTTGAGCTAGCTACTTGGATTTCAGGTGCACTTTCTTATTCAGTGTCCTTGCCTAAGCTTCTAGAGTGTTCTTAATGGTGATTCAAAGAAACAAGGCAAAGGAATTTATGAAAATTCTCCCAGGAATCCAGATGGAGATTATTCTTGGACAAGGTGAATAGTTTTGATCATGCACATCCAAAGGTATCAAATCAAATGAAACGAAAAAGAAAAACTTGCAGAGTAATCCCAGCCTCAAGAAGGAGAATGGAATCAACTGTAACAGAATATCGAATAGAATAGGAGAGGAATAAGTTAATGCTTCTTGGGAAGAGAAAGGGGAGCATTAACAGAATAGTAATACCGATATCATATATCATGCAAGAAATAAAGAACTAGTAATCTCTACCTATTTAATCAAGCAACTGATAGCAATAGCATTATAAGGATTGCCTTGAAATTATTATTCAGGAAGTACTTTGCAACTCTTGCACCTAAAAATATGAATTGTTACAGACTATATTTACTTCCTGTATTTCATGTCCTACATACAATATAAATGAGAGAATAATTGTTTAGCCTCATTTTGCATATTAAAATGCTGTCATCAATCCAGATACATTGATCAGCTACTCATGACCAGTTCAGGTTGAAAGATTTACTGCAATAGAACCCACGTTAAAGAAAAGAAGGGATGGCAAAGATGGTTTCTAAAGGAACTGATAAAACTAGCTAATAGCTCTTATTTTTCACTTACCAGTGTGTAATAAATTTGAATGCAGTCAATGTGAGGTTAAAATTATCAGAAGTTGCATGCACTTGACAGGGTAAATAACAACCAATCAAGTCCACTATTGTTTGACAAATGTAATGAGTAATTCTGTATATCAAATTTGCAATTAAAGGATAAAGTACGGAGTATGCGCTTGATATCTGACAGAAGACTGTAAGAACATATCACAATTCAAAACTATTTTATCATAGAGCCAAAAAATACATCATAATAAGTAGAGAACACGTGTACCCTTCCAAGAAGTGAACATGTCAAAACCCACTATTGTCCATGGCTGTGACTCCTTTCCAGGCTttgaaaacaatgcaatgcaattcTTCAAATTGTAATAGAGTTGATGGAAACCAAGCATTAAGAAAGAAAATCTGAGATTCAAGTACTGCAAAAGCTAGAGTTTTCTATATAGAGTCTAAATAATATTGTAAGGTAGGATCACTTAAAACTACTCTTAAGCTTGCGTCCTCTTGACTCCTGCTAGGTCTATTTTACTCATGCCTACTATCCGTCATTGCTAGGAACACAAAATTTGGCCCTACTTGCAGTCTTGCAGATATAAAACCTTTCCAAGATGAAATAACAAAAATCACTAACCAGGATATATCTTAGTTTTCAGACAGGACACATGAAAATCAAACCTTTCTGTATTTCTATAAAAACCATATCTTGCTTGAATTTTATGCGGAAGAAAGTAATCTATGCTTGGTGGGAAAAATAAgtaatataaattaataaataacactGCCCAATAGTTAATGATAACATGTAAAATGTATGAAGTATGAACCGCATCCAGGCCAATGCCATTCCAATATTTGTCACCTGATCTCCTCAATCGAAGAAAAAATTTATTACAAAGAGAATAGATTTGCTACAAAATTGGATAGTACCAAATCATTGGCTGTACTGGACTGACTCCTGCAAAGTTCCCTATGTAAAGACTTAGATCTGTTGGAAGAATAGTGAACTTCTTGAATACAACACTTGTTCTCTATGGTACTGATAGCACCTACCAATCCATATGTTAACTGAATATTCACGACTCAAAATTGTTGTCTTCTCCAAGTCATCCAACTGCCAATACCCCTGAGATATTGAATAATTAATAATAGAACTCTCCCCCCAATTTAGCAGGTACAAGTTCATAATTGCATTCAATGaagtaaaaaaaaatcatgtaCAAGTGAATACCAAGATTGCTTGATTGTAATCCTTTATAGCATCAACACATAAGCAGCATATTGAAACTTCAGATCTCATGATCGACTGATTTCAGCTTGCTGATGCTTCAGATTTAAAACATGCCTCAACTGAGCTTTCTGACTTTCCAACTTTGTCTTTAAACTGTTCTGTCGGATACCCTTTGGCCACTCTATGAACCCTTTAATCCCCCTTGCAATATGAGGGTTGCCAGTATCTGGGGTATCCCCTAAACCACAATTAAAAGGAATGTGTGCCCGATGGACAACAGATTGTTGTGAAAAGCTTGAATATTTTGCTGGGTTTGGCAATCTGTCGTGCACAGAACTAGTCTTGTAAAATTCCCCTCTCCCAGAGTTTGATACTGGTAAATGCATTGCCGGTGACTTTTTCAATTCGCCATCTCTTTCAGCAAAACGTTTTTCTTCTGTGATTAGAACGGCAGGtccttctttaacttcttcatttGTTTCTGTCTGTAAAATGATTACATCTGCTTCATTGCAAGATGGTTGTTTATTTTCTCTACAATAATCATATACCCTTTCCTTCCCCTCTTCGATTTCTTGATAAGAATCATTTGTCTCTTCTTCCCCATTGCTTCGTTCTCCAGTTGCAGATTTTTCTTCCTTCCTTTTGTCTTCGTTATTTTTTCCATCTTCTGTTACACTTGCCTTGGAATAGTTTGGTTTTGGAGAAATGCTTATACTTTTCAACGAAGGGTTTACAGTAGGAAGATTTAGTGTAGAGTTTATGCAGTTATGCAGAGTAGTATTTGGAAGAAAAACCCTTGTAGACTCTACCTCCCTTGCATCATTGTTGAGGTCAACAGCCTGCAAATTTTCATAGCCTGAGCAAAAGCCATCCGCTGCTGAAGACTGATATGATAAATCTTTAATGTCTTGAATCCTCACAGAACTAGCAGCATCTCTAAGCAACTCTTCCCCTCGCATATAGAAAACGGTAGCATCAACTTTGGATGCCCTCGTTGTTTCCAGAAAGCCCTCCAATTCAGACTTCAATGTTTCCAAAGCTAAATGTTTCTCTTCAAGATAAAGCCTTGCTGCTTCCAATTTCATTTGTACTCTTTCCTCCCGTAAAATCTCAGCCATTTGGAGCATTCTGCGCTCCTCTTCAAGTTCTTGCCTACACTTGTCAGATTCCTGCCTCCGCTCCTCAAACTTGGCTTTATCTTCCCCAATTTCCTTGGCCAATTCATTACAGACACCTTCCACCAACTCTCTAGCCTTCCTCTCATTCTCAAGTTCTTGCATGGATTTGGATAAATCCATTTTAGCCTCCGCAAGCTGCTTGGACAATTTCTTGTTAAttatctccatctttctctttgatTTCCTTTCAGTTTCCAGCTCCTTCTCGACCGTCTTAACTGCTTTACTGatcatttcttgttcttggctcCGCCATAGAGTTCTCTCCTCTGCAATTTTCTTCAATAGATGCTCCATTTCTTTTCTGGATGTCTTCTGTTCAATTTCCACCTTGCGCATTCGTGCATGAGCTAGCTCGAGCTCTGTGCGCAGGGACTGAACCAGTAACTTGCTGGCACTGTGTTCTCCTTCCAGAATCTGTATGCGGTTGTAAGCTGTGAACAACTCATCCAACGTAATGGAGTCATCCATAGAGGCACTCTTATCTGCCGAAATCAAGCCTGTCTGTACTAATGAGCCATTCTGAACCCAAAAAAATCCAAAGAAGATGTCAGCTCAAGCTCAATCTCATCTCAGGTTATTCTACTGACTACGAATGCATCCCGATTCTCAACACAATCTAAAGCATTCACGTGATTTGAAACGAACACACCAAACAGATATGGAACTTAAAGCTCACAATTCAGAGTGAATTCTGGAAAACCACATTGTGTCCAGAAATAACAAAACCCCATCCCTTATGTAATACCCACCAACTGACATTCTAATATGAAAAAGAATACCAACGACTCGGAACATTAAATCCATACCCACTGGCAAAATTCATTGAAACATGTGTGCCCGCAACCTTCAAAGCCAGATTTTAATACACCAATGCCCACTGCTAAATATAATTAAATCACTGAAAGGCTAGTACGCACGAAAGTAAATCCATATTAAATACAACACCAGTACCCAAAACA
The nucleotide sequence above comes from Cryptomeria japonica chromosome 11, Sugi_1.0, whole genome shotgun sequence. Encoded proteins:
- the LOC131041420 gene encoding uncharacterized protein At5g41620, with translation MMVMGERARGGRAGEVPNPIKSQHTTNQGKQQQKQTQQQQAQRVEVRRLISGGHGTPAPRWKLYDNPFFQVQRSPFLLSARKLAATLWEQYRPPNGIRTREALCYAFQHSIDEAGNGGNNSNGAPAKSMPSTKKNHNGEVQVGGTASNGSLIENGSLVQTGLISADKSASMDDSITLDELFTAYNRIQILEGEHSASKLLVQSLRTELELAHARMRKVEIEQKTSRKEMEHLLKKIAEERTLWRSQEQEMISKAVKTVEKELETERKSKRKMEIINKKLSKQLAEAKMDLSKSMQELENERKARELVEGVCNELAKEIGEDKAKFEERRQESDKCRQELEEERRMLQMAEILREERVQMKLEAARLYLEEKHLALETLKSELEGFLETTRASKVDATVFYMRGEELLRDAASSVRIQDIKDLSYQSSAADGFCSGYENLQAVDLNNDAREVESTRVFLPNTTLHNCINSTLNLPTVNPSLKSISISPKPNYSKASVTEDGKNNEDKRKEEKSATGERSNGEEETNDSYQEIEEGKERVYDYCRENKQPSCNEADVIILQTETNEEVKEGPAVLITEEKRFAERDGELKKSPAMHLPVSNSGRGEFYKTSSVHDRLPNPAKYSSFSQQSVVHRAHIPFNCGLGDTPDTGNPHIARGIKGFIEWPKGIRQNSLKTKLESQKAQLRHVLNLKHQQAEISRS